One window of the Hippoglossus hippoglossus isolate fHipHip1 chromosome 9, fHipHip1.pri, whole genome shotgun sequence genome contains the following:
- the mmab gene encoding corrinoid adenosyltransferase isoform X1, with protein MASFIIKPAHLRCVVRTGRLLAEHRTSRTPCSHRSLFPNSYSTEGDTKIPKIYTKTGDKGFSSTFTGERRPKEDDIFQALGNTDELSSAIGLAREFCLDKGHTFTYQLDKIQCILQDVGSNIATPRSSARESHTKKTQFTAQPITDLETWIDDFTKELPPLTNFILPSGGKSSAALHMARTVCRRAERSVSPIVRSGEADPDVAKFLNRLSDYLFTVARYAAMKEGSEETIYKRPE; from the exons ATGGCTTCGTTTATCATCAAACCTGCTCACCTCCGCTGTGTTGTCCGGACAGGAAGACTCCTGGCCGAGCACCGGACCAGCAGAACACCGTGTTCACACAGGAG CCTTTTCCCAAACAGTTATTCCACTGAAGGAGACACGAAGATACCCAAAATATACACCAAAACTGGAGACAAAG GTTTCTCAAGCACATTTACTGGAGAGAGGAGGCCAAAGGAAGATGATATTTTTCAAGCCTTAGGAAATACAGATGAGCTGTCATCAGCTATAGG CCTGGCCAGAGAATTTTGCCTTGACAAAGGCCACACGTTCACATATCAACTGGACAAG ATACAGTGCATTTTACAAGACGTGGGCTCAAATATCGCCACCCCACGATCATCTGCAAGAGAAAGTCACACAA agaaaacacaatttactgCTCAGCCAATTACAGACCTGGAAACCTGGATTGATGACTTTACAAAAGAACTCCCTCCACTGACCAACTTCATTTTACCT TCTGGAGGCAAGAGCAGCGCAGCTTTGCACATGGCTCGGACGGTCTGTCGGCGAGCAGAGCGAAG CGTCTCTCCAATTGTGCGCTCAGGCGAGGCAGATCCAGATGTAGCCAAGTTTTTGAACAG ATTGAGCGACTACCTGTTCACCGTGGCCAGATATGCAGCCATGAAAGAAGGCAGTGAGGAGACAATCTACAAAAGACCCGAATGA
- the mmab gene encoding corrinoid adenosyltransferase isoform X2, which yields MASFIIKPAHLRCVVRTGRLLAEHRTSRTPCSHRSYSTEGDTKIPKIYTKTGDKGFSSTFTGERRPKEDDIFQALGNTDELSSAIGLAREFCLDKGHTFTYQLDKIQCILQDVGSNIATPRSSARESHTKKTQFTAQPITDLETWIDDFTKELPPLTNFILPSGGKSSAALHMARTVCRRAERSVSPIVRSGEADPDVAKFLNRLSDYLFTVARYAAMKEGSEETIYKRPE from the exons ATGGCTTCGTTTATCATCAAACCTGCTCACCTCCGCTGTGTTGTCCGGACAGGAAGACTCCTGGCCGAGCACCGGACCAGCAGAACACCGTGTTCACACAGGAG TTATTCCACTGAAGGAGACACGAAGATACCCAAAATATACACCAAAACTGGAGACAAAG GTTTCTCAAGCACATTTACTGGAGAGAGGAGGCCAAAGGAAGATGATATTTTTCAAGCCTTAGGAAATACAGATGAGCTGTCATCAGCTATAGG CCTGGCCAGAGAATTTTGCCTTGACAAAGGCCACACGTTCACATATCAACTGGACAAG ATACAGTGCATTTTACAAGACGTGGGCTCAAATATCGCCACCCCACGATCATCTGCAAGAGAAAGTCACACAA agaaaacacaatttactgCTCAGCCAATTACAGACCTGGAAACCTGGATTGATGACTTTACAAAAGAACTCCCTCCACTGACCAACTTCATTTTACCT TCTGGAGGCAAGAGCAGCGCAGCTTTGCACATGGCTCGGACGGTCTGTCGGCGAGCAGAGCGAAG CGTCTCTCCAATTGTGCGCTCAGGCGAGGCAGATCCAGATGTAGCCAAGTTTTTGAACAG ATTGAGCGACTACCTGTTCACCGTGGCCAGATATGCAGCCATGAAAGAAGGCAGTGAGGAGACAATCTACAAAAGACCCGAATGA